A window of the Acetonema longum DSM 6540 genome harbors these coding sequences:
- a CDS encoding LytS/YhcK type 5TM receptor domain-containing protein has protein sequence MRGDLVADLTGDMAILALVAYLFGRSGLIAKCVNQPLTGRNWLFLTLIFSVLSIYGTYDGIPVEGALANTRLIGTIMSGILGGPSVGLSVGVISGLHRYGIGGFTAEACGIASVLGGLLAGLVRERVGLANMTWKTAGTTAILAELMQKGMVFLLARPFEAVWALESAIAIPTAVVSVLGTVVFMFILKDIQIQQEVHGAKAADLALAIASRTLPYLRHGLNLTSAGETAKIIYQLTKVDAVSITDTEKVLAFVGKGNDHHKAGEPILTRSTQGTIANACLSIIRTAEDRGCPVPGCPLQSGVVAPLVAHGTVVGTVKISRSAESGISEMDVQIARGIAQLLSVQIELAEIDEQKKMREKAEFKALSAQINPHFLFNTLNIIMSFCRTNPEVARELLGHLGTTLRYSFAKHGDFVTIAEEMEEIKAYLEIVKSRFGSRLTISMDVDDTVLNTAIPVLAVQPLVENAIQHGLFPKLSECHLAITALKEEDTVRISVFDNGIGIAKEKLDQLFSETVDGIGVQNVYKRLKGIYGADYGLTLDSRPGFGTWATIRIPAGIEVSCYENWDDNCG, from the coding sequence GTGAGGGGTGACTTAGTTGCAGATTTAACGGGAGATATGGCGATCCTGGCTCTGGTCGCCTATTTGTTCGGCCGCAGCGGCCTGATTGCCAAATGCGTCAATCAACCGTTGACCGGGCGCAATTGGCTTTTTTTGACGCTGATTTTTTCCGTTTTGTCCATTTATGGAACCTATGACGGGATTCCGGTGGAAGGTGCGCTGGCCAATACCCGCCTGATCGGCACCATCATGAGCGGCATTCTGGGAGGACCTTCCGTGGGTTTGAGCGTAGGGGTCATCAGCGGGTTGCATCGCTATGGAATCGGCGGGTTCACAGCCGAGGCCTGCGGCATAGCCAGCGTCCTGGGAGGTCTGTTGGCAGGCCTCGTCCGGGAAAGGGTAGGGCTGGCTAATATGACCTGGAAGACGGCCGGGACTACGGCTATTCTGGCGGAATTGATGCAAAAGGGAATGGTATTCCTTCTAGCCCGGCCCTTTGAGGCTGTCTGGGCCTTGGAAAGCGCCATTGCCATACCTACAGCTGTTGTGTCGGTGCTGGGTACGGTGGTGTTTATGTTTATCCTTAAGGACATCCAGATCCAGCAGGAGGTGCACGGGGCCAAGGCGGCGGACCTGGCCCTGGCGATTGCTAGCAGGACTCTGCCTTATCTGCGGCATGGCCTGAATCTCACGTCCGCCGGGGAAACGGCCAAGATCATCTACCAATTGACTAAAGTCGATGCGGTTTCGATTACGGATACAGAAAAAGTACTGGCCTTTGTGGGCAAAGGGAATGACCACCACAAAGCCGGCGAGCCGATCCTCACTCGCTCGACCCAAGGAACCATCGCCAATGCCTGCCTGTCGATTATTCGCACCGCCGAGGACAGGGGCTGTCCGGTACCGGGCTGCCCCCTGCAGTCAGGGGTGGTGGCGCCTCTGGTGGCTCACGGGACCGTGGTGGGGACAGTCAAGATTTCCCGCTCGGCAGAATCCGGGATCAGCGAGATGGATGTGCAGATTGCCCGGGGAATTGCCCAGCTTCTGTCGGTGCAAATTGAACTGGCTGAGATCGATGAACAGAAAAAAATGCGGGAGAAGGCAGAATTTAAAGCCTTAAGCGCCCAGATCAATCCCCATTTCCTGTTTAATACTCTCAACATTATTATGTCCTTTTGCCGCACCAACCCGGAAGTGGCGCGGGAACTTCTGGGCCATCTGGGGACGACGCTGCGATACAGTTTTGCCAAACACGGCGATTTTGTCACTATCGCCGAGGAAATGGAGGAGATCAAGGCGTATTTGGAAATTGTCAAATCCCGCTTTGGCTCCCGGCTGACCATTAGCATGGATGTGGATGATACCGTGTTAAATACGGCTATTCCGGTTTTGGCCGTACAGCCTTTGGTGGAAAATGCCATCCAGCATGGACTGTTTCCCAAACTGTCCGAGTGCCATCTGGCCATTACCGCCCTGAAAGAAGAGGACACCGTGCGCATTTCCGTGTTTGACAACGGTATTGGCATAGCCAAGGAAAAACTGGATCAGCTATTCTCCGAGACAGTGGACGGCATCGGCGTGCAGAATGTATACAAGCGTCTGAAGGGAATTTATGGCGCTGATTACGGGTTGACCCTGGACAGCCGTCCCGGCTTTGGCACCTGGGCCA
- a CDS encoding DUF421 domain-containing protein: MEIAADLLKILGRVLTILPLMLLVALFMGRRAVGELPVFDFLIVLTLGSVVGADIAEPEVNHIYIAFAIIAIGVLQKLFSELTIRNQQFKKLTTFEPVIVIKDGVFIVKNIKKVKYSLENILEFLREEGIFNINEVGLALIEANGRLSVYKKPETAPVSPQDLEIAKTSSGIAHPVIVEGKIVQHTLNGLGLTEDWLSVQLKSQGINNTTTVFFAAVDDNRQVQISLYGNG, encoded by the coding sequence ATGGAAATTGCAGCGGATTTGCTCAAGATACTGGGGCGGGTTTTAACGATTCTGCCGTTGATGCTATTAGTAGCCCTGTTTATGGGGAGGCGGGCAGTCGGAGAATTGCCTGTTTTTGACTTTCTCATCGTTTTAACCTTAGGGTCGGTCGTGGGCGCAGATATCGCCGAGCCGGAAGTAAACCACATCTATATTGCATTTGCTATTATAGCGATCGGAGTCCTGCAGAAACTTTTCTCCGAACTGACGATTAGAAATCAGCAATTTAAAAAGCTAACAACCTTCGAGCCTGTAATTGTGATCAAAGATGGGGTCTTTATTGTAAAAAATATTAAAAAAGTTAAATATTCATTGGAAAATATCCTGGAATTTTTAAGAGAAGAAGGGATCTTTAATATAAACGAAGTGGGCTTGGCGCTTATAGAAGCCAATGGACGATTATCGGTTTACAAAAAACCGGAAACGGCGCCGGTAAGTCCGCAGGATTTAGAAATCGCCAAAACAAGCAGCGGCATTGCTCATCCGGTCATTGTGGAAGGTAAGATAGTACAGCATACGTTAAATGGCCTCGGCTTAACCGAAGACTGGCTCTCTGTTCAGTTAAAAAGCCAAGGAATCAATAACACCACAACGGTTTTCTTTGCCGCCGTGGACGACAACAGACAAGTCCAGATATCGCTCTACGGCAATGGCTGA